CTTTGATCCGACTCCTGCCCTCCAGGGGCCTTTGTCCTTTGGAGGAAGTGACGAGGGGGGTGTCCTCGGAGTCCATGGCTGATACTGGACGCGTTATGGAAATCGTCATCCTTGCTGTAGTCATCGCCGTGGTCGTGATCGGCGCGCTCGGCGGGCTGCTCGTGGGCTCGCGTCGCAAGAAGCAGCTGCCTCCGCCGCCGCCCGCCACGCCCGACATCACCGCCCCTCCGGCCGAGCCGCACGTCGGCGACGAGGCCGAGACGCCGCGCGACGAAACGCGCCGGACGATAGAGGAGGTCGACCTCCCGGACGGCGGCACCGCCACCGTCGAGGAGCCGCCCGTCGCCGAAGAGCTCGAGATCCCGCAGATCGAGGTTCCCGAGCCCACCGCCGGCCGACTGGTCCGGCTCCGTGCCCGCCTCTCCCGCTCGCAGAACGCCCTCGGCAAGGGCCTGCTCACCCTGCTCTCGCGGGAGCACCTCGACGACGACACCTGGGAGGAGATCGAGGACACCCTGCTCACCGCCGACGTGGGCGTGCAGCCCACCCAGGAGCTGGTCGAGCGGCTGCGCGAGCGGGTGAAGGTGCTCGGCACCCGCACCCACGACGAGCTGCGCGCCCTGCTGCGCGAGGAGCTGATCAACCTCGTCGGCCCCGACATGGACCGCGAGGTCAAGACCGAGCCGCCGAACAGCAAGCCCGGCATCGTGATGGTCGTCGGCGTCAACGGCACCGGCAAGACCACCACCACCGGCAAGCTCGCCCGCGTCCTGGTCGCCGACGGCCGCAGCGTCGTCCTCGGCGCCGCCGACACCTTCCGGGCCGCCGCCGCGGACCAGCTCCAGACCTGGGGCGAGCGGGTCGGCGCGCACACCGTGCGTGGCCCGGAGGCCGGTGACCCGGCCTCCGTCGCCTTCGACGCGGTCAAGGAGGGCAAGGAGATGGGCTCGGACGTCGTGCTCATCGACACCGCCGGCCGCCTGCACACCAAGACCGGCCTCATGGACGAGCTGGGCAAGGTCAAGCGCGTTGTGGAGAAGCACGCCCCGCTGGACGAGGTGCTGCTCGTACTCGACGCCACCACCGGCCAGAACGGTCTGATCCAGGCCCGGGTCTTCGCCGAGGTCGTCGACATCACCGGCATCGTGCTCACCAAGCTGGACGGCACGGCCAAGGGCGGCATCGTGGTGGCCGTGCAGCGCGAGCTGGGCGTGCCGGTCAAGCTGATCGGGCTCGGCGAGGGTGCGGACGACCTGGCGCCGTTCGATCCCGCCGCCTTCGTGGACGCCCTCATCGGGGAGTGACCTCCCGCGCGACGCGACGAACCAGAGCGGACTCGGACGCACGTGAGCGCCCGCTCCCCGGGATCATCCCGGGGAGGTGGGCGCTTCGTCGTATCGGGCGTGGGCTGGTCGCCGCAGGGCGCGCGCTCGCGCGGTCGTAGACGGGCCGGGCACGCAGTGTCGGGCAGGCCGGTCGCATCGCCGTACGGGCCTTCGTGCCGCGTCGCCTACCGGCCTACGTGCAGAGCCGCCTCGCGGGCCTCTGTGAAGAACCGCCTCACGGGCCTTCGCGCAGGGTCGCCGTACGGGCCTTCACGCAAGGTCGCCGCACGGCCTCCGCGCCGGAGCGGCGGGCCGCCTATGCCCGCGAGCGGTGGGCCACGTACGCCAGCGTCCCCAGCAGCAGACGGGCCGCCGGCGGTTTGGTGGCCGAGTCGAGGTCCGGGTGGCGCAGCCAGCGCACCGGGCCCCGGCCGCCGCGGTCGGAGGGCGGGGCCGTGATGTACGTACCGGAACCGAGGCCGCGCAGGTCGAGGGCGGACGGGTCGTCCCAGCCCAGCCGGTAGAGCAGCCGGGGCAGTTCGGCGGCGGCGCCCGGGGCGACGAAGAAGTGGGCGTGGCCCTCGGGGGTCGCCGCGACCGGACCGAGCGGGAGGCCCATGCGCTCCAGCCGGGTCAGCGCCCGCAGTCCGGCGGCCTCGGCGACCTCGATCACGTCGAAGCTCCGCCCGACCGGCAGCATCACCGCGGCACCCGGGAACTGGGCCCAGGCCTCGCTCGCTCCGTCCAGGGTCGCCCCGGCCGGCACCCGGGGGGCGAAGTCCAGCGGATGCGCGCCCGGTGCCGGGCAGTCGGACCGCCCGCACGAGCAGGCCCCCGCCGCGGCCCGGGCGCCGGGCACCACGTCCCAGCCCCAGAGTCCGGTGAACTCGGCCACGACGGTGCACTCGACGGCGCGGCCCCGTCGGCGCGCGCCGGACCGGGTCTCGCGCATGCCCCGACTGCTGCCGATGCCGATCGTGAAGCCCATGCCCCCTCCAACGGGTCCGACGCAGCGGCGGTTACGCAGCGGACGTGAAACGTGACTCTCTGCTTCCAACTCCCCAGTGCGGCGCGGTTCAGACAGCGTCCGGAAGCACTCCGGGGTGGTGTGCCCGACGGCGCACGCCCCGGTGTGCACCCTTGCACCTACTCACGGTTGGCCTATGTCAAGTGAATCGCGTACCGGCCGGGGGGAGTTCATTCGAAGGGGTGGCGAATGGTGGCGATTCCGCAATCGCCATGGCTGGAAGAGTGATCGCGGGACTACTTTGTGTGCATGGAGCCGTGGGGCACATGCACTCGTGGGTATGCCGGAGGCAACTCGGCTTTCCGTTCGAAGGGTGGCAACCGCCGGACGGAGGGCCCCAACCACCGGCATTCTGATAGGGCTTGGCGCACTCGGCGACAGGTGGTCTCAGGGATGGGGGCGTTCCAGTGAGCGGCAACGGCGGAAGCGGTACGAGCGCGGGAAGCGCGTCGCACGCTGACAAGCGCCCGAACGAGCTGCTCACTTCGTGGTTCGCCCGCAGCGGCTGGTCCAAGGGCGAACTGGCCCGCCAGGTCAACCGCCGGGCCCGACAGCTGGGCGCCGGCCACATCTCCACCGACACCTCCCGGGTGCGCCGTTGGCTGGACGGGGAGAATCCGCGCGAGCCGATCCCGCGCATCCTGTCCGAGCTGTTCTCCGAGCGCTTCGGTGTCGTCGTCTCCGTCGAGGACCTGGGCCTGCGCTCCACCCGCCCCACGCCCTCCGCGACCGGGGTCGACCTGCCCTGGACGGGCCCGCAGACCGTGGCCCTGCTCAGCGAGTTCTCGCGCAGCGACCTCATGCTGGCGCGGCGCGGCTTCCTCGGCAGCTCGCTGGCCCTCTCCGCGGGCCCGTCCCTCATCGAGCCCATGCAGCGCTGGCTCGTCCCCTCGCCCCCGCCCGCCGGCCGCGAGCCCGCTCCCGCCTCCCGCTCGCGCGGGAGGCTCTCCCGCCCGGAGCTGGAGCTGCTGGAGTCCACCGCCGTGATGTTCCGCCGCTGGGACGCCCGGTGCGGCGGCGGCCTGCGCCGCAAGGCGGTGGTCGGCCAGCTGCACGAGGTGACCGACCTGCTCCAGGAACCGCAGACCGAGACCACCCGCGCCAAGCTGTTCAAGGTCGCCGCCGAGCTGGCCGAGCTGGCCGGCTGGATGTCGTACGACGTGGGCTTACAGCCCACCGCGCAGAAGTACTTCGTGCTCGCCCTGCACGCCGCCAAGGAGGCGGGGGACCGGCCGCTCGGCTCGTACATCCTGTCCAGCATGAGCCGCCAGATGATCCACCTCGGCCGGCCCGACGACGCCCTGGAACTGGTCCACCTCGCGCAGTACGGCAGCCGGGACTGCGCCAGCCCCCGCACCCAGTCGATGCTGTACGCGATGGAGGCCCGCGCCTACGCCAACATGGGGCAGCCCGGCCGCTGCAAGCGCGCGGTGCGCATGGCCGAGGACACCTTCGCCGAGGCCGCCGAGTGGGACGAGCCGGACCCCGACTGGATCCGCTTCTTCTCCGAGGCCGAGCTCTACGGCGAGAACAGCCACTCCTTCCGCGACCTCGCCTACGTGGCCGGCCGCAGCCCCGCCTACGCCTCCCTGGCCGATCCCCTGATGCGCCGGGCCGTGGAGCTGTTCGCCGAGGACGACGAGCACCAGCGCTCCTACGCGCTGAACCTGATCGGCATGGCCACCGTGCACCTGCTGCGCCGCGAACCAGAGGACAGCGCCGGCGTGGCCGTCGAGGCCATGCGCATCGCCAAGAAGGTCCGCTCCGAACGCGTCAACACCCGCATCCGCAAAACCGTCGACACGGCCGTACGCGATTTCGGCGACCTCGGCGAGATCGTCGACCTCACCGAGCGGCTCGCCGTCGAGCTTCCGGAGACCGCCGAAGCGGTCTGACACTCACCGACCCCGGCCGCGGCCGGCCCTCCCGAACTGCCCGACTCGGCTCCCCCATGCCAGGTCATTCGGAGGCCGCCGCGGCCGGCTCATCCCCCGGTGCGGGACGTTGCGCCACCATAACGATCGCTTGGACCCGCATCCGGCAGTTCACTCACGCGTAACACGCACGGCGCCTTCGTCACGGCCGCGAAACAACGAGGGGCACCGACCGAAACCGCGCTGCGCCAATGTCGTGGCGCATAACCGGCCCGCCCCCTCAGTCCCGCCCAGGCTTCGCCCGCACGGGGCCGTACCAACGACGAGGAGACGCCGATGGCTCCAGCCATCACGCTTGCCGCAGAGACGGAGCTCTCTGCCGCCAACACAGGCTTCATGCTCATCTGCTCCGCCCTGGTGATGCTGATGACGCCGGCCCTGGCCTTCTTCTACGGAGGCATGGTCCGCGTCAAGAGCACCCTGAACATGCTGATGATGAGCTTCATCAGCCTCGGCATCGTCACCGTCCTGTGGGTGCTGTACGGCTTCTCCATGGCGTTCGGCACCGACACCGGCTCCGTCGTCGGCTGGAACTCCGACTGGGTCGGCCTCAGCAACATCGGCCTGACCGAGCTGTGGGACGGCTACACCATCCCCGTCTTCGTCTTCCTGGTCTTCCAGCTGATGTTCGCGGTGCTCACACCCGCCCTGATCAGCGGCGCCCTCGCGGACCGGGTGAAGTTCACCGCCTGGGCGCTGTTCATCGCCCTGTGGGCCACGGTCGTCTACTTCCCGGTCGCGCACTGGGTCTGGGGCGCCGGCGGCTGGGCCTTCGAGCTGGGCGTGATCGACTTCGCCGGCGGTACGGCCGTGCACATCAACGCCGGCGCCGCGGCCCTCGGCGTGATCCTGGTGATCGGCAAGCGGGTCGGGTTCAAGAAGGACCCGATGCGCCCGCACAGCCTGCCGCTGGTCATGCTCGGCGCCGGCCTGCTGTGGTTCGGCTGGTTCGGCTTCAACGCCGGCTCCTGGCTCGGCAACGACGACGGCGTGGGCGCGCTGATGTTCGTCAACACGCAGGTCGCCACCGGTGCCGCGGTCCTTGGCTGGCTCGCCTACGAGAAGATCCGGCACGGTGCCTTCACCACCCTGGGCGCGGCCTCCGGCGCCGTCTCCGGCCTGGTCGCCATCACCCCGGCGGGCGGCGCGGTCTCCCCGCTCGGCGCGATCGCCATCGGCGTCATCGCCGGTGTGCTGTGCGCCATGGCGGTCGGCCTGAAGTACCGGTTCGGCTACGACGACTCGCTCGACGTGGTCGGCGTCCACCTCGTCGGCGGCATCCTCGGCTCCCTCCTCGTCGGCCTCTTCGCCTCCGGCAAGGGCCAGTCCGACGTCGAGGGCCTGTTCTACGGCGGCGGCCTGGACCAGTTCTGGAAGCAGTGCGCCGGCGTCTTCGGGGTGCTCGCCTACTCCCTGGTCGTCTCCGCCATCCTCGCCCTGATCCTGCACAAGACGATCGGCATGCGGGTACCGGAGGACGACGAGGTGACCGGCATCGACCAGGCCGAGCACGCCGAGACCGCATACGACTTCAGCGGTGCCGGCGGCGGTGCCGCCCGGACGACCGCCGCCCCGACGGCCACGCAGACCGCGAGCAAGAAGGTGGACGCATGAAGCTCATCACCGCCGTCGTCAAGCCGCACCGGCTCGACGAGATCAAGGAGGCCCTCCAGGCCTTCGGGGTCCACGGCCTGACCGTCACCGAGGCCAGCGGCTACGGCCGCCAGCGCGGCCACACCGAGGTCTACCGGGGTGCCGAGTACACCGTCGACCTGGTGCCCAAGATCCGCATCGAGGTGCTGGTCGAGGACGGCGACGCCGATCAGCTGATCGAGGTCGTGGTCAAGGCGGCCCGCACCGGCAAGATCGGTGACGGCAAGGTCTGGTCGGTTCCGGTCGACACGGCCGTACGGGTGCGGACCGGCGAACGCGGTCCGGACGCCCTCTGAGGCGGGAAGCCAGAACAGGAGTCGCCGGGTGACGAGTACGGACGTGACGAAAGAAGCAGAGGACTCGGGACCCGGCGGCTACGCGGCGGCCCGGCTGCGCCTCCTCACCGAGGGGGCGCGGTCCGGGCCGCCGCGCCGTTCGGCCCTCGCCGGACTGACGGACGACTGGCTGTCGGGCCTCTTCGACGCGGGCACCGGCGGGTCGGGCAGAGGCGTCTCGCTCGTCGCCGTCGGCGGCTACGGGCGCGGCGAGCTGTCCCCGCGCAGTGACCTGGACCTGCTCCTGCTGCACGACGGGAGCGACGACACGGCGGTCGCCGCCCTCGCCGACCGCCTCTGGTACCCCGTCTGGGACCTCGGCCTCGACCTCGACCACTCCGTGCGCACCCCGGCGCAGGCCCGTAAGACCGCCGGGGAGGATCTGAAAGTCCAACTCGGTCTCCTGGACGCCCGCCACCTCGCCGGAGACCTCGGCCTGACCGCGTCCCTGCGCACCACCGTCCTCGCCGACTGGCGCAACCAGGCCCCCAAGCGCCTCCCCGAACTCCGGGAGCTGTGCGCCGAGCGCGCCGAGCGCCAGGGCGAGCTGCAATTCCTGCTGGAACCCGACCTCAAGGAGGCCCGGGGCGGCCTGCGCGACGCCACCGCCCTGCGCGCCGTCGCCGCCTCCTGGCTGGCCGACGCCCCGCGCGAGGGCCTCGCCGACGCCCGGCGCCGACTGCTCGACGTACGCGACGCGCTCCACCTGACGACCGGGCGGGCGACCGACCGGCTGGCGCTGCAGGAGCAGGACCAGGTGGCCGCCGAGCTGGGCCTGCTGGACGCCGACACGCTGCTGCGGCAGGTCTACGAGACGGCGCGGGTCATCGCGTACGCCGGCGACGTCACCTGGCGCGAGGTGGGGCGCGTGCTGCGTTCGCGTTCGGTGCGGCCGCGGCTGCGGGC
The Streptomyces sp. NBC_01723 genome window above contains:
- the nsdA gene encoding transcriptional repressor NsdA, which produces MSGNGGSGTSAGSASHADKRPNELLTSWFARSGWSKGELARQVNRRARQLGAGHISTDTSRVRRWLDGENPREPIPRILSELFSERFGVVVSVEDLGLRSTRPTPSATGVDLPWTGPQTVALLSEFSRSDLMLARRGFLGSSLALSAGPSLIEPMQRWLVPSPPPAGREPAPASRSRGRLSRPELELLESTAVMFRRWDARCGGGLRRKAVVGQLHEVTDLLQEPQTETTRAKLFKVAAELAELAGWMSYDVGLQPTAQKYFVLALHAAKEAGDRPLGSYILSSMSRQMIHLGRPDDALELVHLAQYGSRDCASPRTQSMLYAMEARAYANMGQPGRCKRAVRMAEDTFAEAAEWDEPDPDWIRFFSEAELYGENSHSFRDLAYVAGRSPAYASLADPLMRRAVELFAEDDEHQRSYALNLIGMATVHLLRREPEDSAGVAVEAMRIAKKVRSERVNTRIRKTVDTAVRDFGDLGEIVDLTERLAVELPETAEAV
- a CDS encoding ammonium transporter, translated to MAPAITLAAETELSAANTGFMLICSALVMLMTPALAFFYGGMVRVKSTLNMLMMSFISLGIVTVLWVLYGFSMAFGTDTGSVVGWNSDWVGLSNIGLTELWDGYTIPVFVFLVFQLMFAVLTPALISGALADRVKFTAWALFIALWATVVYFPVAHWVWGAGGWAFELGVIDFAGGTAVHINAGAAALGVILVIGKRVGFKKDPMRPHSLPLVMLGAGLLWFGWFGFNAGSWLGNDDGVGALMFVNTQVATGAAVLGWLAYEKIRHGAFTTLGAASGAVSGLVAITPAGGAVSPLGAIAIGVIAGVLCAMAVGLKYRFGYDDSLDVVGVHLVGGILGSLLVGLFASGKGQSDVEGLFYGGGLDQFWKQCAGVFGVLAYSLVVSAILALILHKTIGMRVPEDDEVTGIDQAEHAETAYDFSGAGGGAARTTAAPTATQTASKKVDA
- a CDS encoding P-II family nitrogen regulator — protein: MKLITAVVKPHRLDEIKEALQAFGVHGLTVTEASGYGRQRGHTEVYRGAEYTVDLVPKIRIEVLVEDGDADQLIEVVVKAARTGKIGDGKVWSVPVDTAVRVRTGERGPDAL
- a CDS encoding bifunctional DNA primase/polymerase, with translation MGFTIGIGSSRGMRETRSGARRRGRAVECTVVAEFTGLWGWDVVPGARAAAGACSCGRSDCPAPGAHPLDFAPRVPAGATLDGASEAWAQFPGAAVMLPVGRSFDVIEVAEAAGLRALTRLERMGLPLGPVAATPEGHAHFFVAPGAAAELPRLLYRLGWDDPSALDLRGLGSGTYITAPPSDRGGRGPVRWLRHPDLDSATKPPAARLLLGTLAYVAHRSRA
- the ftsY gene encoding signal recognition particle-docking protein FtsY is translated as MEIVILAVVIAVVVIGALGGLLVGSRRKKQLPPPPPATPDITAPPAEPHVGDEAETPRDETRRTIEEVDLPDGGTATVEEPPVAEELEIPQIEVPEPTAGRLVRLRARLSRSQNALGKGLLTLLSREHLDDDTWEEIEDTLLTADVGVQPTQELVERLRERVKVLGTRTHDELRALLREELINLVGPDMDREVKTEPPNSKPGIVMVVGVNGTGKTTTTGKLARVLVADGRSVVLGAADTFRAAAADQLQTWGERVGAHTVRGPEAGDPASVAFDAVKEGKEMGSDVVLIDTAGRLHTKTGLMDELGKVKRVVEKHAPLDEVLLVLDATTGQNGLIQARVFAEVVDITGIVLTKLDGTAKGGIVVAVQRELGVPVKLIGLGEGADDLAPFDPAAFVDALIGE